The window GTGGGCCGCCCCGGTCACGGGGTCGTCCACCGCGTCCTCGTCGAAGGGCCCGACCAGGCCGAGCACCCGGTCGACCGCGCGCTGGCGCGCCGCGCGGTCTCCGAGACCCTCGGCCAGCACGTCGAGCACGGAGGCCATCTCGCACACCACCGGCGCCAGGCGCCGGCGCTCGCCGCTCTCCGTGGCGGCGGTGGTCCGAGCGAGGGACAGGCAGCTCTCCCCGAGGATGATGAGCCGGTCGACCCGCTCGTCCTCGTACCGCAGCGGCTCCGGGTCGGTCCACCGCGCCCTGGACCAGCGCACCGCGCTGTGGCTGTTCTCGCGTGCGCGGCTGAGGTCGGCCATGGGCCTGCTCAGGGCGCCCAGACGGTCCACCGTCCACTGGGAGGGGTCCTCGTCCTCCTCCAGCGCGCGGCCGGTCGCGCCGAGCAGTCGGACCATCTCCGCCAGCGCGGCGGCCTCGGCCCGGCGCAGCCGCGAGACCACCCGGGCGGGGAACAGGAGCTGGCTCAGCAGGAGCGCCACCCCCGCTCCGATGAGGGCGTCGGTGAGTCTGCCGGTCCCGGCGAAGGCCACGGTGAGGATCGCACTGGCCGCCGCCTGGGCTATCACGAGCCGGGCCGCGCCGACGGCGACGGCGATCGCCATCGCCACGCCAGTGGCGGCGGCCAGGGCCCCGTAACCTCCACCGGTGACGAGCAGGGCCAGTTCACCGACGACGATGCCGATGACCACGCCGAGCAGCATCCGCACGGCGTTGGTCCCCCGCTCCCCGCCCGCGGCGTTGAGCGCGATGACCGCGGCGATCGGCGCGAAGAAGGGAGAGTGGTCGCTGACCAGGCCGCCCGCGATGATCCACGCCGCGGTCGCGGCGACCGTGGCCTGCACCACCGAACCCCCGTCCGCGGACAGGCGGTCCAGCGCCGCCGAGCCCGCGCGGGCGGCCGACCGCGCTCCGGCGCGGACGAGGCCGCTCAGAGACCGCATGCCCCTCCCGACGCCTCCGGGTCCGGCGGGCTCCGCACGCCCGCGTGGACACAGCCACTGCCGCCACAGCTACCCACGAGGATCACATGATCACCCTCCGAAAACAAAAGCCCCGCGCCACTTGGACGGAAGCCGCCCGCACCGCCCTTCCTCCGGGGGTACGGCCTCC is drawn from Nocardiopsis dassonvillei subsp. dassonvillei DSM 43111 and contains these coding sequences:
- a CDS encoding FUSC family protein, encoding MRSLSGLVRAGARSAARAGSAALDRLSADGGSVVQATVAATAAWIIAGGLVSDHSPFFAPIAAVIALNAAGGERGTNAVRMLLGVVIGIVVGELALLVTGGGYGALAAATGVAMAIAVAVGAARLVIAQAAASAILTVAFAGTGRLTDALIGAGVALLLSQLLFPARVVSRLRRAEAAALAEMVRLLGATGRALEEDEDPSQWTVDRLGALSRPMADLSRARENSHSAVRWSRARWTDPEPLRYEDERVDRLIILGESCLSLARTTAATESGERRRLAPVVCEMASVLDVLAEGLGDRAARQRAVDRVLGLVGPFDEDAVDDPVTGAAHLYVRMVATDIMLFAGLEPEGAERALAGEDEQTRVAHPPREPWLPWAPRGRARSGDRSRRRRPFRRS